In Bacteroidia bacterium, a genomic segment contains:
- a CDS encoding helix-hairpin-helix domain-containing protein, with protein MKKRQLITVVFLSIAFFLWPDFLLAQVDSVKNEEDFSAESVSPALEDMVSNIEVEEEIDFSFLTDVLEDFARKRLDINTASREQLLLLPGMTELVVSRLDAYKERFGAFVSLYELQAVPGLTIDEIRLWLPFIVVRHIGEKHISPGTDHPSGPNFREVIKNLDFELTQRTGFLLEPQRGFSGNDTTGGTSYLGSPTRLYTRFRARYGRNVSITLTGEKDPGEKLLWNPANQLYGYDFLSGHVAVAGYGNLKNLVVGDYNLSFGQGLVLSRGVGFGKGSTVISNVKMTGKGIQPYSSVNENQLMRGLATTFAWKKLYLTTFFSCISLDATVQQVDTLAKDDLVVSGIRLGGLHRTTAELTSRKTLKETLAGSRLEYQTRKLRMGFTAFHQYFSGQVIKPVNSYNQFDFRGEHNSIYSLDFDRVIRNFNFFGEIARSRSGGWGGVMGFMSSLAPQLDVSMVFRHFDRDFHSDKGYAFAERPTALQNETGVYVGLQIVPINRWTFNLYFDQFYFPWNRYQADYPSRGWEFLAQAEYKPNRNTLVYLRFRSDNKEMNASEYLPGQQVRFLVPVNKTQVRIHFQTKVNRDITYRTRMEFAGFREGDSVVKGGMMIYQDLSWKLGYKWKITGRYAIFDTPDYDTRVYAYENDVLGFSSIPPYYQTGSRYYVIVGWKPHKNLDLWARVAQTRLWKTDSIGSGLDEISGPSKTEVKIQLRVKF; from the coding sequence ATGAAAAAGAGACAGCTGATCACGGTTGTCTTCCTCTCTATTGCTTTTTTTCTCTGGCCGGATTTTCTTCTGGCTCAGGTAGATTCTGTGAAAAATGAGGAAGACTTTTCTGCTGAATCCGTTTCTCCTGCTCTGGAAGATATGGTCAGCAATATAGAGGTGGAGGAGGAAATAGATTTTTCCTTCCTCACAGATGTTCTGGAAGATTTTGCCCGTAAACGTCTCGATATCAATACTGCCAGCCGCGAACAATTGCTGCTTCTCCCTGGGATGACTGAGCTGGTTGTCAGTCGCCTGGATGCCTACAAAGAAAGGTTTGGTGCATTTGTCTCTCTCTACGAATTACAGGCTGTCCCCGGACTTACCATTGATGAAATCCGTCTCTGGCTTCCCTTTATCGTCGTTCGACACATAGGGGAAAAACACATCAGCCCGGGTACCGACCACCCCTCTGGCCCGAACTTCCGGGAAGTAATCAAAAATCTGGACTTTGAATTAACCCAACGAACGGGTTTTTTGCTGGAGCCTCAAAGAGGTTTTTCCGGAAATGATACCACGGGGGGGACGTCTTATCTCGGATCTCCTACGCGTTTGTACACTCGGTTCAGAGCCCGATATGGGCGCAATGTGAGCATTACCCTTACCGGCGAAAAAGATCCCGGAGAGAAGTTGTTGTGGAATCCGGCCAATCAGCTGTATGGTTATGATTTCCTCTCTGGCCATGTCGCAGTTGCAGGGTATGGAAACCTGAAGAATCTGGTGGTCGGCGATTACAATCTCTCTTTCGGCCAGGGGCTGGTACTGAGCCGTGGCGTGGGGTTTGGAAAGGGATCTACAGTAATCAGTAATGTCAAAATGACCGGCAAGGGTATCCAGCCTTATAGCTCAGTCAATGAAAACCAACTCATGCGTGGCCTTGCAACCACATTTGCCTGGAAAAAACTATACCTCACTACATTTTTCTCCTGCATCTCGCTGGATGCTACCGTGCAACAGGTCGATACGCTCGCCAAAGATGACCTGGTAGTCTCTGGTATTCGCCTGGGAGGATTGCACCGTACGACTGCCGAACTCACTAGCCGCAAAACATTGAAGGAAACCCTTGCGGGCAGTCGCCTGGAATATCAGACCCGTAAACTGCGCATGGGTTTTACTGCCTTCCATCAGTATTTCTCCGGTCAAGTGATCAAGCCCGTCAACTCCTATAATCAGTTTGACTTTCGCGGGGAGCACAATTCAATTTATTCATTGGACTTTGACCGGGTGATTCGCAACTTTAATTTTTTCGGAGAAATCGCCCGGTCCCGCTCTGGTGGATGGGGTGGGGTAATGGGGTTCATGAGCAGCCTGGCACCACAGCTGGATGTGTCAATGGTTTTTCGCCATTTTGACCGGGATTTCCACAGCGATAAAGGGTATGCCTTTGCCGAAAGACCTACGGCACTGCAAAATGAAACCGGCGTGTATGTCGGTCTTCAAATAGTGCCCATAAACCGTTGGACATTCAATCTGTACTTCGATCAGTTTTATTTTCCATGGAATCGTTATCAGGCAGACTATCCCTCCCGTGGCTGGGAGTTTTTGGCACAGGCTGAATATAAACCCAACCGAAATACGCTGGTTTACCTTCGGTTCCGATCGGACAACAAAGAAATGAACGCAAGTGAATATCTGCCGGGGCAGCAGGTGCGTTTTCTTGTACCGGTAAATAAAACGCAGGTGCGAATTCATTTTCAGACAAAAGTCAACCGCGATATTACCTACCGCACCCGGATGGAATTTGCCGGGTTTCGTGAGGGAGATTCTGTTGTAAAAGGGGGCATGATGATTTATCAGGATCTCAGCTGGAAACTCGGTTATAAATGGAAAATTACCGGTAGATACGCCATTTTTGATACACCTGATTATGACACACGGGTGTATGCATATGAAAACGATGTACTTGGGTTTTCCTCCATTCCGCCTTATTATCAGACGGGTAGCCGCTACTATGTAATTGTAGGGTGGAAGCCCCACAAAAACCTGGATCTCTGGGCGAGGGTGGCGCAAACCCGACTCTGGAAAACCGATAGTATCGGTTCTGGCCTGGATGAAATCAGCGGCCCGTCGAAGACCGAAGTGAAAATCCAGTTGCGGGTGAAGTTTTAA
- a CDS encoding ectonucleotide pyrophosphatase/phosphodiesterase, translating to MKYLQILLILMIGFGGCKQPKQTAIVENFENQAQTLEKPYVIMVSMDGFRYDYAEKYEAKNILRLASEGVSAESMIPSFPSSTFPNHYTLATGLYPQNHGLVYNTFYDKTRGEMYKISDREKVEDGSWYGGTPLWVLAVKQGMASASYFWVGSEAAIQGIRPVYYFAYDSSGPNRQRVDQVIEWLKLPEQNRPHFITLYFSDVDSKGHSYGPEAPETKAAVQALDEEIGNLDRRVSELGLPVNIILVSDHGMYPVDTENPVFPEDEVNISDFTIAKGSAIWMLYSNDTSRVKETYLQLKAVEKDRYHTYLRKEVPAHLHYNQNPLIGDLVLIANPPNILTSQNFHNNPGQHGYDPTTTPEVGAIFYAKGPAFRKGLKIPPFENVNVYPLVAKILGLEITDSIDGDLSVLDSVLVK from the coding sequence ATGAAATACCTCCAAATTCTTCTAATTTTGATGATTGGGTTTGGCGGCTGCAAACAGCCTAAACAAACGGCGATCGTTGAGAACTTTGAAAATCAGGCCCAAACACTGGAAAAGCCGTACGTCATTATGGTTTCTATGGATGGGTTCCGGTACGACTATGCGGAAAAATATGAAGCCAAAAACATTCTCCGACTGGCTTCCGAAGGTGTGAGCGCAGAATCCATGATCCCGTCCTTTCCCTCTTCCACATTTCCCAATCATTATACGCTGGCTACAGGTCTGTATCCCCAAAATCACGGATTGGTGTACAATACGTTTTATGACAAAACCCGGGGAGAGATGTACAAAATCAGCGACAGAGAGAAAGTGGAAGACGGTTCCTGGTATGGAGGTACTCCCCTTTGGGTACTGGCAGTAAAGCAAGGCATGGCATCTGCCAGTTATTTTTGGGTCGGATCGGAAGCAGCGATCCAGGGAATACGCCCGGTATATTATTTCGCCTACGACTCCAGCGGTCCCAACCGTCAAAGAGTGGATCAGGTAATCGAATGGCTGAAGTTACCCGAACAGAATCGTCCCCATTTTATCACCTTATACTTTTCAGATGTTGACAGCAAAGGCCATAGTTATGGCCCAGAGGCACCTGAGACAAAGGCGGCAGTGCAAGCGCTGGACGAAGAAATCGGCAACCTCGACCGCAGGGTGAGCGAACTGGGATTGCCAGTCAATATCATCCTGGTCTCCGACCACGGGATGTATCCGGTAGATACTGAAAATCCGGTATTCCCGGAGGACGAAGTTAACATCAGCGATTTTACCATTGCCAAAGGCAGCGCCATCTGGATGCTGTACAGCAACGATACCTCACGGGTAAAGGAAACTTATCTTCAGCTAAAAGCCGTAGAAAAAGACAGGTATCATACCTATCTCCGGAAGGAAGTTCCTGCGCATCTCCATTACAATCAGAATCCGTTGATCGGAGATCTGGTCCTTATCGCAAATCCACCCAATATCCTCACATCTCAAAATTTCCACAACAACCCTGGCCAGCACGGCTATGACCCGACAACTACGCCCGAAGTAGGTGCGATCTTTTACGCCAAAGGCCCGGCATTCAGGAAAGGGCTCAAGATTCCTCCTTTTGAGAATGTCAATGTTTATCCCCTTGTAGCTAAGATACTGGGACTTGAAATCACAGATTCTATTGATGGAGATCTCTCTGTTTTGGACAGCGTGCTGGTTAAATAA
- a CDS encoding PF20097 family protein: protein MSNSMEPINTKCPECKGIMEPGLIADRGYGQVFASKWVEGDPKMNMWTGALKNDQVFTLRAYRCKDCGYVKLYARDLDT, encoded by the coding sequence ATGTCAAATTCTATGGAACCCATTAATACAAAATGTCCCGAGTGTAAAGGAATTATGGAGCCTGGACTGATTGCCGATCGCGGTTATGGGCAGGTCTTTGCCTCCAAGTGGGTGGAGGGTGATCCGAAAATGAATATGTGGACAGGTGCGCTCAAAAATGATCAGGTATTTACCCTTCGTGCCTATCGCTGTAAAGATTGCGGGTATGTGAAGTTGTACGCCCGGGATCTGGATACATAA
- a CDS encoding nicotinate phosphoribosyltransferase: MQNYSLLTDLYQLTMAYGYWKTGLKDHETVFHLFFRKHPFQGGYTIACGLQPAIDFINHFSFSKDDLDYLATLTGNDGKPLFAIEFLEYLESLENTLTVHGVPEGTVVFPHEPLLRLQGPIILCQLLETPLLNILNFQTLVATKASRIARAAQGEPVLEFGLRRAQGVDGGLAASRAAYIGGCAATSNVLAGKMFGIPVKGTHAHSWVMSFPTEEEAFEEYAKAMPNNCVFLVDTYDTVEGVKNAIEVGKKLRTEGHEMVGIRLDSGDLASLSITARKLLDEAGFTDASIVASNDLDEYEMKTLKEKGAKINVWGVGTRLVTAYDQPALGGVYKLAAIRKPGGDWAYKVKLSEQAIKVSNPGILNVRRFVADGQYAGDIIFSEEWQPDMCRFETFSGEKIQQKTDSHQDLLVPVFEKGKMVYPMADIHQIRAIAQAGMRQFPDSVFAQTSPETYAVGLEPRLLSFKLELMNRAK; the protein is encoded by the coding sequence ATGCAAAACTATTCCCTCCTGACCGACCTCTACCAGCTCACAATGGCTTATGGTTACTGGAAAACCGGGCTAAAAGACCATGAAACTGTCTTTCATCTATTCTTTAGAAAACATCCTTTTCAGGGAGGTTATACAATTGCATGCGGATTACAGCCTGCGATAGACTTCATCAATCATTTTTCCTTCAGCAAAGACGACCTCGATTATCTGGCAACCCTCACCGGTAACGACGGAAAACCACTTTTTGCGATCGAATTTCTCGAATATCTGGAAAGTCTGGAAAATACCCTGACGGTTCACGGTGTACCGGAAGGAACGGTGGTTTTCCCGCACGAACCCCTGCTCAGGTTGCAGGGACCGATTATTTTGTGCCAATTGCTGGAGACACCCCTGCTCAACATACTCAACTTCCAGACACTGGTTGCCACCAAAGCCTCCAGAATTGCCCGTGCGGCTCAGGGAGAACCCGTGCTGGAGTTCGGACTTCGGAGAGCACAAGGCGTAGATGGTGGACTGGCAGCCAGCCGTGCAGCTTATATAGGCGGTTGTGCGGCTACTTCGAATGTGCTGGCAGGCAAAATGTTTGGCATTCCGGTGAAAGGCACACATGCACATAGCTGGGTGATGTCGTTTCCAACCGAAGAAGAAGCATTTGAGGAATACGCCAAAGCCATGCCCAACAACTGCGTATTTCTGGTTGATACCTATGATACCGTTGAAGGTGTCAAAAACGCAATTGAAGTAGGGAAAAAACTGCGAACCGAAGGGCATGAGATGGTCGGCATAAGACTGGATTCCGGCGACCTGGCGTCATTGAGCATTACAGCAAGGAAACTGCTCGATGAGGCCGGTTTTACGGATGCCAGCATAGTTGCCAGCAATGATCTTGACGAATATGAAATGAAGACTTTGAAAGAAAAAGGCGCAAAAATCAACGTATGGGGAGTGGGAACGCGGCTGGTTACCGCTTACGACCAACCTGCATTGGGCGGCGTATACAAACTTGCGGCGATCCGCAAACCAGGAGGAGATTGGGCTTACAAGGTGAAATTATCAGAACAGGCAATCAAGGTTTCAAATCCGGGCATACTAAATGTGCGCCGGTTTGTAGCAGACGGACAATATGCCGGAGACATTATCTTTAGCGAAGAATGGCAGCCCGACATGTGCCGGTTTGAGACTTTTTCCGGGGAAAAAATCCAACAGAAAACCGATTCACACCAGGATCTTCTTGTTCCTGTTTTTGAAAAGGGAAAAATGGTTTATCCAATGGCAGATATTCACCAGATCAGGGCAATTGCGCAGGCAGGCATGCGGCAATTTCCGGACAGTGTATTCGCACAGACCTCACCCGAGACCTATGCCGTAGGGCTGGAGCCCAGGCTTCTTTCGTTCAAGCTGGAATTAATGAATCGGGCAAAATAA
- a CDS encoding TIGR02757 family protein translates to MKEKIPRNQLAALLDQKYQQYNTPDFIEEDPISIPHQFDQKEDIEIAGFLTALIAWGRRTSIINNANKLMEIMGQSPYDFVMNAEAGELYGLDEFVHRTFNGGDCQALVLSLKNVYLNHGGLEKIFSKGIHEAHENVYHGILFARDRLVSYENFPERTQKHIANPAAGSSAKRINMFLRWMVRDDQRGVDFGLWKHISPHQLICPLDVHTGNVARKLGLLTRKQNDWKAAAELTANLRSFCPEDPVKYDFSLFGLGVYEGF, encoded by the coding sequence ATGAAGGAAAAAATTCCCAGAAACCAGCTTGCCGCACTTCTCGACCAAAAATACCAGCAGTACAATACCCCTGATTTTATAGAAGAAGATCCCATCTCCATTCCGCATCAGTTTGACCAAAAAGAGGATATCGAGATCGCAGGATTTTTGACAGCGCTGATTGCCTGGGGGCGCAGAACCTCCATTATCAATAATGCCAACAAGCTGATGGAAATCATGGGACAATCCCCCTATGACTTTGTGATGAATGCAGAAGCAGGAGAACTGTATGGGTTGGACGAGTTTGTTCATCGCACTTTCAATGGCGGAGATTGTCAGGCGCTGGTTCTTTCCCTGAAAAATGTTTATCTAAATCATGGTGGCCTGGAAAAAATTTTCTCCAAAGGCATACACGAAGCACATGAGAATGTATATCACGGCATTTTGTTTGCCAGGGACCGTCTGGTATCTTACGAAAATTTTCCGGAAAGAACTCAAAAGCATATTGCCAACCCGGCAGCAGGCTCTTCCGCCAAACGAATCAATATGTTTCTGAGATGGATGGTACGCGACGACCAGCGAGGAGTAGATTTTGGTCTTTGGAAACATATTTCTCCCCACCAGCTCATCTGCCCGCTTGATGTACACACAGGCAACGTTGCGCGAAAGCTGGGGCTGCTTACCCGCAAACAAAACGACTGGAAAGCAGCAGCAGAGCTTACGGCAAACCTGCGCTCATTTTGCCCCGAAGACCCTGTGAAATACGATTTCAGTTTGTTTGGACTGGGCGTTTATGAAGGATTTTGA
- a CDS encoding PrsW family glutamic-type intramembrane protease — MELLALALAPVVFIFTYVYLKDEYEREPLKYLIISFILGVLIAFPVVFIGELLSTYTGISSTSGSAGELFIYAFFVVAFTEEVMKYLVLRYYNYPHEEFDEPYDGIMYGVAVSLGFAAIENILYVFTSDGGLETGLLRMFTAVPAHAVFGVIMGYFVGRAKFLGETGNPYTERMKGLLGAVLLHGLYDYFLFLGNEYLALFAFIALFVGIWLAYRAMRLHADLSPHKIPPISAGENSPVEDPSGEDTLI; from the coding sequence ATGGAACTTTTAGCACTGGCTCTGGCACCGGTTGTGTTTATTTTCACCTATGTTTATTTGAAGGATGAATATGAACGGGAACCGCTTAAATATTTGATCATTTCTTTTATCCTGGGTGTACTGATTGCATTCCCGGTAGTTTTTATCGGTGAGCTTTTATCTACCTATACAGGCATTTCAAGCACTTCAGGATCCGCGGGGGAATTGTTTATCTACGCTTTTTTTGTAGTTGCATTTACGGAAGAGGTAATGAAATACCTCGTACTTCGCTATTACAACTATCCGCACGAGGAATTTGACGAACCCTATGACGGCATTATGTATGGTGTTGCCGTATCATTGGGCTTTGCCGCAATAGAAAATATATTATACGTTTTCACCTCAGATGGCGGACTGGAAACAGGTTTGCTGAGAATGTTTACCGCAGTACCTGCCCATGCCGTCTTTGGCGTCATTATGGGTTACTTTGTTGGCAGAGCCAAATTTTTGGGAGAAACCGGCAATCCCTATACGGAAAGAATGAAAGGGCTTTTGGGGGCCGTTTTATTGCACGGGTTGTACGATTATTTTCTGTTTTTGGGAAATGAATACCTCGCGTTATTTGCCTTTATTGCGCTTTTTGTAGGTATTTGGCTGGCTTACCGGGCGATGCGGCTACATGCAGACTTATCGCCACACAAAATCCCCCCCATTTCTGCCGGGGAAAATTCTCCGGTCGAGGACCCCTCCGGTGAAGACACTCTGATTTGA
- a CDS encoding c-type cytochrome, translating into MKKILYISLLFLTASCQRPPVEPDPDPDPEPETIPAGAYEIPASGQRSGDADAGYIYLTTGDYVSSGIPLQIYKTVYGNVTANELGRSGENANIAYDYTAVTAPNGVQVVSANCLQCHAQKLNNTLIVGLGNSLGDFTTDQSTQVSNLDLAVKFIYGNNSPEWVAYAPFRRAILAVGPQLVMPSRGVNPADKLAAVLAAHRNQTDLVWRDEPGLTIPAGVVPTDVPAWWLMKKKNAMFYTATGRSDMARFMMASSLLTLTDTAEARKVDNHFADVLAYIQSIEPPVYPQTIDPVLSAKGKTIFTQNCRSCHGTYGDSASYPNLRVELATIGTDPLLSSSNYSESAFIAWYNGSWFGKNPNQAQLVAEGGYIAPPLDGVWATAPYLHNGSVPDLETLLNSPSRPDYWRRTFDHSDYNYETVGWNYTLETSQTDVKTYNTTLPGYGNQGHTFGDNLSELDRKALIEYLKGI; encoded by the coding sequence ATGAAAAAAATCCTCTATATCTCCCTGCTGTTTTTAACTGCATCCTGCCAAAGACCTCCCGTAGAGCCTGACCCAGATCCCGATCCGGAACCCGAAACCATACCCGCAGGTGCTTATGAGATTCCCGCCTCCGGGCAGCGAAGCGGCGATGCCGATGCTGGTTATATCTACCTGACAACCGGCGACTATGTGAGCAGCGGTATCCCCTTGCAGATATACAAAACTGTCTATGGAAATGTAACAGCCAACGAATTGGGCAGAAGCGGAGAAAATGCGAATATCGCCTATGATTATACCGCCGTCACTGCCCCAAATGGCGTACAGGTTGTATCTGCCAACTGTCTGCAATGCCATGCACAAAAACTCAACAATACCCTGATTGTCGGACTGGGGAACTCTCTGGGAGATTTTACGACTGACCAGAGTACGCAAGTATCAAACCTGGATCTCGCGGTCAAGTTCATTTATGGAAACAACTCCCCCGAGTGGGTGGCTTATGCACCTTTCAGAAGAGCAATACTTGCTGTGGGTCCGCAACTTGTCATGCCTTCACGAGGCGTAAATCCGGCGGACAAACTCGCGGCAGTACTGGCGGCCCACCGCAACCAGACGGATTTGGTATGGCGAGACGAACCCGGGTTGACCATTCCGGCAGGTGTCGTGCCGACCGATGTACCAGCCTGGTGGTTGATGAAGAAAAAAAATGCCATGTTTTATACAGCAACCGGCCGTAGTGACATGGCCAGATTTATGATGGCATCCAGCCTGCTCACACTCACCGATACCGCAGAGGCAAGGAAGGTTGACAACCATTTTGCAGATGTACTGGCATACATTCAGTCTATAGAACCCCCCGTGTACCCGCAGACCATTGATCCGGTACTTTCCGCGAAGGGTAAAACTATTTTCACGCAAAATTGCAGGAGTTGTCATGGGACTTATGGAGACTCCGCTTCCTATCCTAACCTACGGGTAGAACTGGCAACCATCGGGACAGACCCGTTGCTTTCTTCCAGCAATTATTCGGAGAGCGCCTTTATCGCATGGTATAATGGCAGTTGGTTTGGGAAAAACCCAAACCAGGCGCAGTTGGTAGCCGAAGGCGGATATATTGCCCCGCCACTCGACGGCGTTTGGGCTACAGCCCCCTATCTTCACAATGGCTCTGTACCTGATCTCGAAACTTTGCTCAACAGCCCTTCAAGGCCTGACTACTGGCGGAGAACTTTTGACCACAGCGACTACAACTATGAAACTGTAGGTTGGAACTATACCTTGGAAACAAGCCAGACGGATGTAAAAACCTATAACACTACCCTTCCGGGTTATGGAAATCAGGGACATACATTTGGCGATAATTTAAGCGAATTGGACCGAAAGGCGTTGATTGAGTATCTCAAAGGAATCTGA
- a CDS encoding GNAT family N-acetyltransferase, with translation MNIIPASIEHLPVLVPLFDAYRTFYRRPSDPEAARVFLEERITRQESVIFLAQADQTGAGFVQLYPLFSSLGMKRRWLLNDLYVAPEFRNMGVATLLIERAREWGISTGASALMLETEVTNVGAQRLYDKTGWKRDTSNFWYYLELLT, from the coding sequence ATGAATATTATTCCCGCAAGCATAGAACATCTCCCGGTACTGGTCCCATTATTTGATGCCTACCGGACGTTTTACCGAAGACCATCCGACCCGGAAGCTGCCCGTGTATTTCTGGAGGAAAGAATCACCAGGCAGGAATCGGTGATATTCCTTGCGCAGGCCGATCAGACCGGCGCAGGATTCGTACAGCTTTATCCACTTTTTTCTTCACTTGGGATGAAACGACGGTGGCTGCTCAACGACCTTTATGTCGCTCCTGAATTTCGAAATATGGGCGTAGCTACCCTGCTCATTGAACGGGCACGCGAATGGGGTATTTCAACTGGCGCCAGCGCCCTTATGCTGGAAACAGAAGTTACCAATGTCGGCGCGCAGCGATTGTATGACAAAACGGGCTGGAAACGCGACACCAGCAATTTTTGGTACTATCTGGAACTATTAACCTGA